In Penaeus vannamei isolate JL-2024 chromosome 15, ASM4276789v1, whole genome shotgun sequence, the following are encoded in one genomic region:
- the LOC138859063 gene encoding uncharacterized protein: MMPRFSLMLALALLGVVHADKMFSPPAPPAPGYSYGAPDLRADASTLDQQEQDPIAALAANIPGGGVPGEDYPILASVPDTGFSCEEQQFPGYYADTAPEAGCQVFHICQFDGRQDAFLCPNGTLFNQQYFVCDWWFNVDCAASAQFRSLNADIGKIPEDAAASVRDDVVAPNQLYGTPEARQAPPPTPSQSYGRPNRF, encoded by the exons ATGATGCCCCGGTTCTCGCTGATGCTGGCGCTCG CTCTTCTGGGAGTCGTCCACGCCGACAAGATGTTCAGTCCGCCCGCTCCTCCTGCTCCAGGATACTCGTACGGCGCCCCCGACCTCAGGGCCGACGCCTCCACTCTCGACCAGCAGGAACAGGACCCCATCGCCGCCCTGGCAGCCAACATCCCCGGCGGAGGCGTCCCTGGCGAGGACTACCCCATCCTGGCCTCCGTCCCCGACACCGGATTCTCCTGCGAGGAACAGCAATTCCCAGGCTACTACGCTGACACCGCCCCGGAGGCCGGCTGCCAAGTCTTCCACATCTGCCAGTTCGACGGCCGCCAGGACGCCTTCCTGTGCCCCAACGGCACCCTCTTCAACCAGCAGTACTTCGTGTGCGACTGGTGGTTCAACGTGGACTGCGCCGCGTCCGCACAGTTCCGAAGTCTCAACGCCGACATCGGCAAGATCCCCGAAGACGCCGCTGCCTCCGTCCGCGACGACGTCGTGGCACCCAACCAGCTGTATGGCACTCCTGAGGCGCGCCAAGCACCTCCTCCGACCCCTTCTCAATCGTACGGAAGACCCAACAGATTCTAA